The Streptomyces sp. NBC_00775 genome includes the window CGAGCGCGATGCTCTCCGAGGCCGCGCACTCGGTGGCCGACACGGTCACCGAGGTCCTGCTGCTCACCGCGCTGAAGCGCAGCGAGAAACCGGCGGACGAGGACCATCCGCTGGGCTACGGCCCGGAGCGCTACATCTGGGCGCTGCTCGCGGCGGTGGCGACCTTCGTCGGCGGCGCGGTGTTCTCGATCTACGACGGCATCCACACCCTCGTCGCGGGCGAGGAACTGGGCGACCCGCTGATCTCCTACATCGTGCTCGCGGTCGCGTTCGTCCTGGAGGGCTACTCCCTGCGGACCGGCGTCCGCCAGGCACGCGGCGAGGCGGCGCGCCTCGGGGCACCCTTCAAGCGCTACCTCCGCCATACGCCGGACACCGCCGTGAAGGCCGTCGTCATGGAGGACTCGGCCGCGCTGGTCGGCCTGCTGTTCGCCGCGGGCGGCCTGCTGGGCGGCCAGCTCACCGGCTCCGGCGTCTGGGACGGCATCGCGTCGCTGTGTATCGGCGCACTCCTGCTGTACGTCGCCTGGGTGCTGGGCCGCTCCAACGCGGAGCTGTTGATCGGGCGGCCGCTGCCCCAGCCGATGCGGGCGCGGATCCGGGAGGAACTGCTGGCCCTGGAGCACGTGGAGGCCGTACTGGAGCTGACGACCCTGGTCCAGGGGCCGCGCGAGGCCCTGGTCGCGGCCAAGATCGACTTCCGTGACGCATCGACCGCCGCGCAGATCGAGTGGGCCTGCGAGCAGGCCGAGCAGCGCCTGCGGGAGGTGTTTCCCGGGGTGAGCCGGGTGTATCTGGATCCGACGCCGGGTTACTCCCAGCGCCGGGAGGAGGGGCTCAATCCCTGGCCGTGAGTGGTCCGGCTGTGGGGGGACGGGATCTGTCACGGTTTCTCGCCCCCGCCGCCCCTACCCGTCCCATCCCCCAGGGGCTCCGCCCCTTCGACCCCGTTGGGTTGTGTGTCGGGTGCGGGTGGGTGGGGGCTGGTGCAAAAGATTGCGCAGTTCCCCGCGCCCCTAA containing:
- a CDS encoding cation diffusion facilitator family transporter is translated as MVEAAREPGGGESTFTVIVAAFANLGIAVAKAVAGVISGSSAMLSEAAHSVADTVTEVLLLTALKRSEKPADEDHPLGYGPERYIWALLAAVATFVGGAVFSIYDGIHTLVAGEELGDPLISYIVLAVAFVLEGYSLRTGVRQARGEAARLGAPFKRYLRHTPDTAVKAVVMEDSAALVGLLFAAGGLLGGQLTGSGVWDGIASLCIGALLLYVAWVLGRSNAELLIGRPLPQPMRARIREELLALEHVEAVLELTTLVQGPREALVAAKIDFRDASTAAQIEWACEQAEQRLREVFPGVSRVYLDPTPGYSQRREEGLNPWP